The DNA window TTTGAACCTGATCCAATTGCTTATAAAACGTTAGAAGCAAACTTAAAGAGCTTTGGTTATGAAGATGTGGAAATTTATAATAAAGCTCTATGGAAAGAAGAAACAACTTTAGAATTTGGAGTAGAAGGTGCAGATGGCGGTAGAATAATGCAAAATAAACAGGAAAGTTTCAAAGGTCAGGTTAAAGTTCCAGCTGTCTGTTTATCAAATTATTTATCCCAACCTGTAGATTTTCTGAAGTTAGATATAGAAGGTGCAGAAACAGCAGTCCTCAAAGAATGTTCAGATTATTTGCATCAAGTGAAAAATCTGTTTGTTGAATATCATTCTTTTTGGGGACAGTCTCAAACCATAAATGAAATCCTATCAATTTTAAAGGATGCGAATTTTAGGGTAAGTATTCATAGTCAATTTGCTTCTGGACAACCCTTTGTCAAACAACCTCTCCAATTGGGTATGGATTTACAACTCAATATATTTGCTTACCGCATTCTTGAAAGTGATGAAAGTTCTACAAATTAATCAGTCTGATATAGCAGGAGGCGCAGCGATCGCGGGATATCGCCTGCATCAAGGCTTACTCTCGCAAAAAGTTGACTCAAGGTTACTGGTAGATAAAGTCAGCACCAACAGCGATCGCGCTACCCAAATCAATCGCAAACGTACTGTAGAACATCTCCTTTGTCGTCTTTCCTCACGCTTAGGTCTTAACTATACATTAATTCCCAGTACCTTTAATCTCCAGAAACATCCTTTGATCCAAGAAGCGGATATCCTTAACTTTCATAACCTACATGGAGAATACTTTAATTATTTAGCAATTCCTTCTTTAGCCAAACATAAGCCGATTGTTTTTACCCTCCATGATATGTGGAGTTTTACAGGACATTGCGCTTACAGTTTTGACTGCGACAAATGGA is part of the Cyanobacteria bacterium GSL.Bin1 genome and encodes:
- a CDS encoding FkbM family methyltransferase, with protein sequence MTIDIDKFSLKHWAKLILRSKYRDYCQIEAALKKLHNSPRYTPLVTSVLGKPVKLIDGRSFYYSYKEIYEEEIYKFLTDNKKPVIIDCGSNIGLSILYFKSIYPDSDIIAFEPDPIAYKTLEANLKSFGYEDVEIYNKALWKEETTLEFGVEGADGGRIMQNKQESFKGQVKVPAVCLSNYLSQPVDFLKLDIEGAETAVLKECSDYLHQVKNLFVEYHSFWGQSQTINEILSILKDANFRVSIHSQFASGQPFVKQPLQLGMDLQLNIFAYRILESDESSTN